The Marinifilum sp. JC120 genome window below encodes:
- a CDS encoding AlpA family phage regulatory protein — translation MRTESNQTSYHLPNTGFVRLVDVLKVIPVSKTTWWKGIQTGRFPKPVKLTERTTAWRVCDIRRLIDELPNQSEA, via the coding sequence ATGAGAACCGAATCAAACCAGACTTCATACCACCTGCCTAATACGGGCTTTGTGAGACTTGTAGATGTCCTGAAAGTCATCCCGGTATCTAAAACAACTTGGTGGAAAGGCATTCAGACCGGCAGATTCCCGAAGCCAGTCAAACTCACTGAGCGCACAACAGCATGGCGTGTTTGTGATATTCGCAGACTGATTGATGAACTTCCAAATCAGAGCGAAGCCTAA
- a CDS encoding DUF4102 domain-containing protein, protein MALTVKQIQAAKPKKKLYRLGDSNGLCLEVTPSGTKLWRYRYRFNGKEKMMAIGSFPATSLKEARDKRDEQRKILERGINPSEYKKDQQATISGENEFESIAREWHTKFKNTWTAGHAQTVIRRLELNCFPWIGKMVVSEIEPPDILKVLRRIESRGALETAHRVRSILGQVLRYAVATGRATRDATSDLKGALPPVKHKHMASITDPKQIGPLLNSIDEYEGRHITKCALQLAPLVFIRPGELRHGLWSEIDLEAAEWRIPAGKMKARRPHIVPLSRQALEILYELKPLTGDGEFLFPSVRSKLTPMSENTVNGALRRLGYTKEELTGHGFRSMASTNLNENGWRPDVIERQLAHVEGNSVRAAYNHADYLPERRKMMQWWADYLDALKNEEKIPEIN, encoded by the coding sequence ATGGCTCTTACCGTAAAGCAGATTCAAGCCGCAAAACCCAAAAAGAAATTGTACCGCCTTGGAGATTCAAACGGGCTGTGTCTTGAAGTCACCCCCTCGGGCACAAAGTTATGGAGATACCGGTATCGTTTTAACGGCAAAGAAAAAATGATGGCCATAGGCTCATTCCCTGCGACTAGCCTCAAAGAAGCACGAGATAAACGAGATGAGCAACGAAAAATTCTAGAACGTGGTATCAACCCCTCCGAATACAAAAAAGACCAGCAAGCCACGATAAGTGGAGAAAACGAGTTTGAATCAATTGCCCGCGAATGGCACACCAAATTCAAAAACACTTGGACCGCAGGACACGCCCAAACAGTTATCAGACGTCTTGAACTAAATTGTTTCCCTTGGATCGGCAAAATGGTTGTCAGTGAGATTGAACCGCCGGATATCTTAAAAGTCCTCAGAAGAATTGAAAGCCGGGGTGCGCTTGAAACCGCCCACCGTGTACGCAGTATTCTCGGTCAGGTTTTACGTTATGCCGTAGCCACCGGCCGCGCCACCCGTGATGCTACTTCAGATCTTAAAGGTGCTCTTCCGCCAGTAAAGCACAAACACATGGCGTCAATCACTGACCCTAAACAAATCGGCCCCCTACTCAACAGCATTGATGAATATGAAGGCAGACACATAACCAAGTGCGCTTTGCAACTGGCTCCGTTAGTTTTCATCCGCCCCGGAGAACTGAGACATGGTCTATGGAGTGAGATTGACCTCGAAGCTGCTGAATGGCGAATCCCTGCGGGTAAAATGAAAGCCCGTCGCCCACATATCGTTCCATTATCCCGGCAAGCCTTAGAAATTTTATATGAACTAAAACCGCTGACCGGTGATGGTGAGTTTCTATTTCCAAGTGTACGCAGCAAGCTAACGCCCATGAGTGAAAACACTGTCAACGGAGCGTTGCGCCGCCTTGGCTACACCAAAGAAGAACTCACAGGACACGGTTTCCGCTCCATGGCGTCAACAAACCTCAATGAAAATGGCTGGCGTCCAGACGTGATTGAAAGACAACTTGCTCACGTTGAGGGAAATAGCGTGCGCGCAGCATACAACCATGCCGACTATCTGCCGGAACGGCGCAAGATGATGCAATGGTGGGCTGATTATTTAGATGCTTTGAAGAATGAAGAGAAAATACCAGAGATCAATTAA